DNA from Fusarium verticillioides 7600 chromosome 4, whole genome shotgun sequence:
CTCTTGGCCTGCACATCTTGGGTTTGCTTGGAGAGAGACGAGATCTGGTTAGAAAGGTTTGCAAGCTCAGTGGTTTCCCCTGAGATGTTCTTGCTAGCCTCATCGTTATCTGACAACAAGTCCTCGGACGCAGAAGGTGCCGGAAGCTTCTGGCCAGAACCAGCTGAACCACCAGTAGGCTGTTGCGTCAAGCCTCTACCaaatgaggatgatggtACAAATGGCTTAAAGCTTGAACCACCGGTTCCTGTAAGAGATGGCTTAACGGGAGAGGTAGGTGTGAGTGCCGAGCCACCAGCGAAAGGATCGTTGGCATTGGAACCCCCTGTTGACATTGGGGCCTGAGCAGGGGGAGGGGGTGCAGGGCTGGAAGTGCCTGATTCAAGGCCGAACAAATCATCCAAAGCCGACTTAGGAGcgggaggaggagcttgtaCAAcaggtggaggaggtggatcAAAGGCGGATGTAGCAGTCTGTGGTCGAATCTGGGTGCGTATGCTGGGGGGGACCAAATTGGGTGGTAGAGTAGTTGGTAGAGGGACAGAACGGCCGCTTCTCTGCTGTCTAATCAAGTACATAGCAACCGCAAACTCGTCTCGCGAAAGCTGACCCTGAGATTTTGTGTCGGCAAGATCCCAAATCTGGGCTAAGGAGTCCTCGGGAAGGTTGGACTGACTAAAGAAAGTGACAGCCTCCTCTCCTGTGATATATCCCTTGTTCCCCTTGTCAAGGTCGGCGTAAATTTGATCGAATCGAGCCTTGTCGGCAGGTGTCACGGCCCAGTCGCTAGCACCACCCTGTTGAGGAGACATGGGAGGACGACCGAGAGGGCTGTTTGTGCGAACCTGGGCTGTTCCACTAAGTTGTCGAGGAATGGCTGAGATGCCAGGACCAGTCGAAGATTGACGCGAGGCAGGACCACGGCGTGAGGCAGCCTCGTAAAGACCAGCGGGGAGGACGCTAGGGAGAGATCGGAGAGCTCCTGTCTTCATGGAGGTAAGAAGGTGCATAGCGATAATGAACTCTGTCAGAACAAGAGCACCACGCTGCTCGGTGTCGGCAAGCTGCCATATTCTTCCTAGTGCTTCATTGGGTAGGCCGGACTTCTCGAAGATGGTTCTGGCCTGGTCGCCTGGAAGCTGGCCGCCTTGGAGAGGTTGACGTTCGAATAAACCACTATATTGAGCGACCTTCTCAGGAGTCAGGGGTGGGATGCGGATCGGCCCGCCGGTGCTCTGGGCTTGAAGAGCGGCCGGGGGAGGCGGCGAGCTGACGGGAAcaggcggaggcggaggaatACCACCGGCACCTGTAACTTGAGGAGCGATGCCATCGAAGCGAGGAAGGGGAGCTTGTTGGAGGGCGATCTCGGGTGTGGGCTCGCGGCCGGCTTGTGCGTGTCCGATGAGTCGTAAGGCAATACCAAAGCCAGCTGGTGTTAGGAAACCTCGGTTCTCCTTATCCGCGATCTGCCAGATCTAATTCATGTATCAGCGTTGATTCTAAGTCAGTAGGAGGATCATTTATATCAACAACTTACCTCGCCAAGAATACGGGAGTCTAAACCTGTCTTGTGGAAGAACCTGACAGCAATTTCACCGACGACGACACCAACGCTATCTGAGTCGGCCTGTCGGAAGAGTTGTCCATAGGttcgcttctcctcagggGAGAGGTTCAGGTTTGGCGCTGTTTTGTCAGCTTTGTGTGATAGAGAATATCGGATGTGGACTCCAAGTACCTTCATCAGCCGCCATGATCGCGTATACGAGCTATGGAAGCCCAGGACGGTAGAGACGGACGATGGATAGCGATAGCGCCAGGAGAGATATTAAGGTTCTCGAGTATACGATAGTGATGGGTCGCAGTAATCGATTATACGGCCGGTAAAGCGATCGATAGTGAAGCCGATATAACGGGCGTGGAGAATATGTCGTTAGTTGAGGAGACAAGATGGAGGTTGAATTGTGCTTCGCTTCAGTATGGAGATTGGATCGTCAGcctgggctggactggactgggcCATTCATTATGGGGGGGGTTGGTGGGTGCTGCCAAGTCGAGAGGGAGCAAAtgagagatggtgatgggctGCCCAGTGACCAACCAGAAGCCGGCGGGACGCGACAGGGGATAAAGAACCTTGACAGAAGCAATTATCCGCTAGAGGCGCACTGGAAGTTTGAAACTCGTCCTCTCTCGCGCCAGAGTCTCACAGGCTACGTAAGGGTTTAAGCCACGAGGGGAGGGCCACCGAAGCTCACCTCAAGCTGTCGATATTCAGCTCCATACCTATCAAAGCTCCACCTTTATACGTCATGACGCTTGAATGGATGATATTGAAGAAAACACCATGATGTGAAGTAGTATTTTGTTTGATTTGGCTCATGTTCTTCAACATACTGGTTCCATTACTGTTGTCTATATAGAGATTTATCCCCAAACTATTAGGTTGCACAACAGACCAGGAACAGGCATTTGATTATATGCAGTTTCTACCATAAAAAAAGGGAACGATATGTGCCACCTGGAATGACTTTCGGCTCAAGCCATAGCTATACAAAAACTTAAAGGAAATGGTGACTAAATGATTTAAAGGTTGACATTCAATTTCCAATTTTCAATTTCCAGACTCTATGACAGCAAGACTTGGTGTGTCGTGATACCATGCTGCCGGATATGCATGCATATGCGGAGGCTTCCCGTTACATATGCATCCATGGATTCCGAGGCCTCAAAAGATGTCTCATTTGACTTGAGAAGCCGAGTTTATTAGCCTAATCACAGCCTCAACCATATCCATTCACATAGTTAAAGGTCTTTGAGGTTTACAAGTTTACAGCCCATTTAACTCTACTTAAGCGCGAAGTAAAAGAGTTTTAATATACACCATCATCGGTGTTTATGATGCGACCAGGTTATAGTGGCCCCAGTTATGACTAAACATTAATACTATTTCAGGAAATAGTTGAAGTCTCAGAGTACGGATACCAGGAAATAATATCATGAACCGGCGACCAAAGACGTCTGATCTCGCCTCTATCTTTGTAATCAGCCTCGGAACTGAAATTGAGTCAACCTAGTGAGAGTCTTATGTCAGATCTTCTGGAAGCATAGCCTACGTACTTACGTAGAACTGAGCAAGTAATAGGACTTATCGAATTGAATTGAAACATGATTCCATGCCCATTCATCTGATTTGGAACctgacaccatcatcggaCTCCAAAAAAGAGACCCTGGAGCTCGCCATGGCCTCCATCCACCTTGAACCACCATCCCCGCTAACGGAGCTTGTAGTTACCTAGGCTCGGGGATCAAAAAAATCACCCTCAATGCGGGTGGATTTGAAATCATCTCTTTTCTGCAGCTCGACATTGATATCAACCAACCAATTCTTGAATTGAAGTCGGATTGCTTACTCAACCCTCCATTGACCGTCTTAATAACACAATTCTCGTTTCTCAAATCACGCCCATCCAATCCGCTTCCGTCAATCTCAAGTAACCCCGCCACAAACactaactacctacctaccacttctcattctcgtccCTTCGCATCTGGTGTCCTGTCCTAGGTATCTTGGTCCCTTTTAAAAGACGTCATTCCCCTCCCaatctctcttccactcTCTCCATACCAATTACTAAAGGTCAAGCCTCGAGGCAACCTCATGCAAGCTCTAGCCCACTCCCTACGCTCATCAACCCTGTCTTCGTCCTTGAGAACGACCCCGCTGCGAATAGCTTCAATTACCCGCCATCTCGCTACATCTGCGCGCAATATGGCTCCCATCACCAAGGAGACCGACTACCTCGTCATTGGCGGCGGCAGTGGAGGTCTTGCCTCCGCGCGCATGGCCAGCAGCAAGTTTGGCGTCAAGGCTACTATTGTCGAAAACAAGCGACTAGGTGGAACTTGCGTGAACGTCGGGTGCGTACTGATTAATGAGCCATACAATAAAAACTTGCGCTAATGAAATCTAGCTGTGTACCAAAGAAGGTCACTTACAATGCTGCCGCTCTCGCCGAAGCCATCCACGACGCAAAGGCCTATGGCTTCTCCGTTGAGCAAACCGCTCCCTTCGACTGGTCCaccttcaagaccaagcgtGACGCCTACATCAAGCGCCTGAACGGCATCTACGAGCGAAACCTTAACAACGATAAGGTAGACTACCTACACGGATGGGCGCGCCTCGtctccaagaaccaggcTGAGGTCACACTCGACGACAACTCCAAGGTCctcgtcaacgccaagaagatcctAGTCGCTGTCGGCGGCAAGCCTACTATTCCCCCTGAGATCCCCGGCGCCGAATACGGAACCAACAGTGATGGCTTTTTCGATATCTCGacccagcccaagaaggttgCTATTGTCGGTGCTGGTTACATCGCCGTCGAGTTTGCTGGCATGTTCAACGCCCTTGGCACGGAGACTCACCTCTTCATCCGCCACGACACTTTCCTCCGAAACTTCGATCCCATGATTCAGGAGACCGTCACCAAGGAGTATGAGAGACTCGGTGTTAAGCTGCACAAGCGCTCGCAGGCCAGCAAGGTCGAAAAGGATTCCAATGGGAAGCTTACCATCACTTAtaaggatgatgagggcaaCGAGAGTGTTGTCAGCGACGTCGACAACCTGATCTGGGCTATTGGCCGCACTCCTGAGACTAAGGGTATCGGTCTGGAGGAGGCCGGAGTtaagcttggtgagaagggTCATATCCTCGTCGACGAGTACCAAAACACTGCAGTCGACAACATCTACGCTCTTGGTGACGTTACCGGAGAAGTCGAGCTGACCCCAGTTGCTATCGCAGCTGGTCGCCGGCTCGCACACCGTCTGTTCGGCGGTCCCGAGTTTGCTAACCTCAAACTCGACTACAGCAACGTCCCCTCAGTTGTCTTCTCCCACCCTGAAGTCGGCAGCATCGGTCTCACCGAGCCCCAAGCCATCGAGAAGTATGGCAAggacaacatcaaggtctACAAGACAAGCTTCACAGCCATGTACTATGCCATGATGGAGCCTGAGCAGAAGGGACCTACAAACTACAAGCTGATTGTTGCTGGACCTGAGGAGAAAGTGATCGGCCTTCACATTATGGGACTGGGTAGTGGTGAGATGCTGCAGGgctttggtgttgcagtCAAGATGGGTGCCACAAAGGCCGATTTTGATAGCTGTGTTGCTATTCATCCCACCAGcgctgaggagcttgttaCTTTGAAATAGAGAAGATATAGAAGAAAAGATATTAGCGTTGATATAGGCTTACATAAATAAATGGAGTTGTTGGTTTATGGCTCGTTGGTTCCATTGGGCCTTCCATCGTGATTCCTTGTTGCATCGTGATAACTTGGCGTAGATTGAGTATCGGCAGCTTTTACTAGGCGCTTTTTTACACTTGGAGATATCGATCTTGGTTCTTCGTGGCACATGCTTGGCAATTAGGTGTATGTATTGGTGGGCATTGAGCCTGGGCATAACGTCAACTTATCGACTTCGAGTTTATAGCAATTCTACAACGGAAATAAAGATTGATCCATCAATCTCTAGCCAAAAATCATTCGCTTGACAAGAGTCGTTACATGCATTGTTCCACCAAGTTTCTAGCGCCCTTGTGCTGTCATATGGCTATGTCACAGCGGGAACTAAGACCGTAACTGACTCAAGCGAGATCATGACGCCTCGAGATAGTATCAATAACTCAATTGCCAAATTCCACGCCCTACGCGCCTTATGTAGTACAGGAAATTTACATAATAGTCAGGATCGGGGCTTTCATGAATGTCGTCCTAAGCGGCTGTCGGTGACCGGTAGCCACAGTTGTTCGGCACCCGATATATAGAGGATAGTTCCATTATCATATGTTTTCTCGAAATACAACAGTTCACTCCACTTACACGCCAACATCAAACGCAATGGCACTCTCAAACCGCGCTCACGAAGCCGAAGAGGCCTGCAAGGGGATGGCTTTGTGGGAAGTCATCACCAATCTCTACGATCAGGAGACCAATCCTGAGGGTATTGTGAGTCTTGGGGTGGCTGAGAATACACTCATGCACGATGTCTTACGAAAACACATTCATGAtaacttggccttgaccaaCCCTGCTTTCACTTATGGAGATGGTACCACGGGTACGAAAAGAGCCAAACAGGCCGTTTCTAGGTTCTTGAACAAGCATCTGAAGCCTTTCCGCGATATTGACCCAGCACATATTTCCATGACCAATGGATGTAGCGCTGCCATTGAGCATTTGTCGTGGGCGGTTGCGAACCCTGGTGATGGGATATTGCTAGGCCAGCCCTACTATGGTACCTTTATACCAGATCTTACATATCGTTTTGgagccaagcttcttccagttGCATTTGGTGACGTCGATCCTCTCTGTGAAGAGGCAGTGACCAAGTACGAGGAAGTCATTCTGGATTCTCAAGCCAAGGGGATCAAGGTTGCCGGTCTAGTTATCAGTCACCCACATAACCCCTTGGGGCGTTGTTATTCCCGTCAAGCTCTCATTGCCTTCATGAAGCTGTGTCAGAAGTACAAGGTTCACTTTGTCAGCGATGAGATCTACGCCCTCTCAGTCTGGCCGAACACTGTTgatcaacaccctcctcctATTCCTTTCGAATCTGCTCTTTCCATCGACACTACGGGCATCATTGACCCTGAGAGGCTGCACGTTCTATGGGGCATGTCCAAGGACTTTGGTGCCAATGGTATCCGAGTCGGGGCCATTATATCTCAGGCCAACCCATCCCTCCACGCTGCTatcgttgctgttggtcTGTACAGCTCTGTATCTTCCATCTCCGACCACATCACTGCCAACGTTTTGGAGGACGACGCCTTTGTCGATTCATACTTGGCCGAGAACCAAAGAAAGCTATCAACTCAATACGCCCGAGTCGTTGCTTGGGCAGCCAAGAACAATATCGATTACGCTCCCGGTGTAAACGCTGCTTTCTTCTTATGGGTTGATCTCGGCAAGGTTTACGAGGCACGGCACCTAAAGATTGAGACTGACGATATCACGGATCTTGTCATGGACAAATTGATTGAAAGGAGAGTCTTTCTGGCCTCGGGTAAAGCCTTTGGTTCCGAGAAGCCAGGCTGGTTCAGAATTGTATTTTCCCACCCAGATGAGTACCTTGATCTCGGTCTCCAGCGAGTGATGGAAGCATTGCAATAGCATTTCTGTCTTGGCATGATTGGATTAAACAATAAATCTTGGTAGCGCTGCGAATAGAGATGCTTTGTAACGAACCTAGCTGGTGGTTGGCCTTCATGTTCCCGCTGAGCCCATGAAACAGGACTGATATCTCCCCTATCGGGTTATCGAACCGTCTCTACCacttctcaaccttccaCCTGGACATTGAGAAACATTTTGCCCATCTTAAGTAGCCCATTGTCCAAATAACTTTTCACCTTATGTGTTTTGCCAAAGGACTCAAGTCACTAAACTGTAACCAGCATCCACCAGTTCATTTGCACTCAACATGACAGAGTAGCCTGCCCGAAAATGGTGATCGTTGTGATAAAGCAGCCCTGTCACAACTCCAGTCTCATTGATCGCCACAGCTCCAATCATTGTGTCCCTTGGCACAGGGTTCGGACTTTTTCCATCCCCGGGCTGGCCAGTCCAAACCCAGTGATAGACTCGATAGTAAGTAGTGGCAGGATGACGCACGACTCTGACTGACTTTGCAACGATTATACCATTAGTAGATGGAGGCCAGCGTGTAGCGAGAGTGACAATAGAGTTCCATGGGAGCGCGTCATCTGATTCTTCGCCCAGTAGCCGCGTAAATGTCGTGGTCCCATCCTGGTTCTTGTAATCGATAGCCTCGTCTAGCCTTATCAGAGCAACATCTGTGCCCGGGACCTCATCTACAGCCAACCCAATTCTGTTTTGTAAGAAGAACTCCCTCATTCCTATAACTTCTCCTGGGCGAACAATGCGCGCTGCCGTGGTCATCATATGTTGGTtctcttggttcttgatgagaacgCCACTGCATACAGTGACTGAAAAGTGTGGTGCATTCCTTTGCCCTTCCGGGGTCCCAGTACCTTGGGAGCCACGAACCCTCGTTCCAGGGAACAGAGGTAGTCTGGGGACATGACCAGGTCACCGGGGATCAGTGAGCTGTCTTGACTGCCAGCCAGACCATCGCTCGATACTAGTATCGTCCACGCCCGTATAAACAACTTCACAGCAGGCAACGTAGCCAGGAAGCTGGTCCGCCTTCGACTTCAGGTCGATCCCTCCGCCCACGGTAATCGCGATCTTTTGGCCCATGGTCAGCATGACCTCCATAACTTCCGGATAATCTGGATGACTGGAAAACGTCTCCGTTACATCTCGAGCCATCGCTCGCAGCGAGGTCTCCGGGAAACGATCTTGGCGTGCATCGATGTTTACACAAATACGTAGGCCCGGGTTCCCAAACATAGATATTTGTGTTTAATGCTTGAGGCTCGATATGTTGGAATAGAGAGGTCATTCCCTGGGCCCTCTCGTGATACACACCTATCCCAGGCGTGAGGGGCAAGTCTTCTGTAGGATTGGATGCTATTGTAAATGGACGTCAGTTGATTGTGAGAGGCCAAGGACGAGGTggaagtttcttgatgaagaaacgGTACCAGTAAGGGGAGCAGTCCATATGCGTGACGCTTTGGAGGAATATGGGGGTCTCTTCCTGGCCATGCGAGTTGGACCTCGTTGAATATGTAATATGTTTGGGATTCATGTTGTTTTTGTTCCTTATATTTGAATAAGTGGATATGGAGTTAGTGTTTGTTTTCAATGGCTCAGATCTTTCTTAGGATTAGAGAAGCAGCTTTTGATGGCGCCTGGCTCTTGGTTCCTTCTGTGGGTGTCCTGCTCCTTGTTTCTCCCTTCCCTTTACGTTTTTACCCTGCCGGGACTTATGTCTGTTCgcccttgctcttctttgaggATTCAACTTGCAAGAACTCTCAGAAGCAGGAAAggttctcttctttttgtgTGTCACTTACTTAGGGTACAGCAAGAGCAGAAAATCAGATTTGAACACAATGATTACATACAAGAGGTAGTACAAAGAGTGACTAAGGTAGAAGCCAGATTCAATGGAAGTTTCCGAGATGCATCTTTTTAAACATTTCTGCCGTTACAACATTTGTTCAGGGGCTAACTAACACCGGCAGCATCGTCTTGGATACAAGATTCTTTCTTTGCACTCAACTCATTGACAAGTACGTTCCCTTACCCTATATGGCGAGACAGTTTGGGGACATCTATGAGGAAGCACAGGCTGCCTTACTTTGGTCCAATGATTCAGGGTAGTCTACCGGGTGTGTAGTTGAATTGGTCCTCTCCAGACACAAACAAGGACCTCCTCCAGCCGGTTCAGGCCGATGCTTTCCACTGACAGACAACTCAGGCCACAGACCCTCAGGCCAGTCTCGTCCTTGGGAGAAAAATGCAACAAGCCCAATGGAGACATATTGAGCACGTCCCCTACGGTAGAGCAAAGAGAGGAGCCGGAAGACAAAAGTGAGGCAAAACTGTATCCATCCGATTGCcctggtgttggtgttggccgTGCTGTAGTCGCAGTTCAAATTTGTACTCCGGCGCCCAACCCGGCGGTCCGGCTACGGATAGATCCCGTCCGAGGGTCAGTTCACCAATCGGAAGACCTAATCTATGCCCGGGCCCCgaatgttttttttttaaggTGCAGATGCCATTCAACGGCCCTTGAAACCCCAGTTCAGTGAGTGAAAAACCAGAGCCGGTCCGACTTATGGGGACGGGGAAACGTTGAGGGGATTAACTAATGCTGTTTAATGGACATCAAACAAGGATTGTTTGAAGCGGCTGGACCCTTGGAAACAGCCGGTGCTTTAGCGTGTCAGTGTGAGTGACACGGACGGCGGGTGTCGGTCAAGCTGAGAGGAGACGCCGCTCAGCTGCAGAGACTCCAGTTCAGTTGTTATCAACCAGATAGGCAAATTAGTTGACCCATCACGCAACAGGAACAAACAAAGGAATATGCTCTTCATTCCCTTCTGGTCATGCCATGTCCACGTCAGCCAGCTCAGTGCATCTGATGGTGCCATGTAGGTGG
Protein-coding regions in this window:
- a CDS encoding glutathione reductase, translated to MQALAHSLRSSTLSSSLRTTPLRIASITRHLATSARNMAPITKETDYLVIGGGSGGLASARMASSKFGVKATIVENKRLGGTCVNVGCVPKKVTYNAAALAEAIHDAKAYGFSVEQTAPFDWSTFKTKRDAYIKRLNGIYERNLNNDKVDYLHGWARLVSKNQAEVTLDDNSKVLVNAKKILVAVGGKPTIPPEIPGAEYGTNSDGFFDISTQPKKVAIVGAGYIAVEFAGMFNALGTETHLFIRHDTFLRNFDPMIQETVTKEYERLGVKLHKRSQASKVEKDSNGKLTITYKDDEGNESVVSDVDNLIWAIGRTPETKGIGLEEAGVKLGEKGHILVDEYQNTAVDNIYALGDVTGEVELTPVAIAAGRRLAHRLFGGPEFANLKLDYSNVPSVVFSHPEVGSIGLTEPQAIEKYGKDNIKVYKTSFTAMYYAMMEPEQKGPTNYKLIVAGPEEKVIGLHIMGLGSGEMLQGFGVAVKMGATKADFDSCVAIHPTSAEELVTLK